The Halococcus salifodinae DSM 8989 genome includes a region encoding these proteins:
- the hisA gene encoding 1-(5-phosphoribosyl)-5-[(5-phosphoribosylamino)methylideneamino]imidazole-4-carboxamide isomerase, which produces MFSGFEVVPAVDVQDGEVVQLVGGERSTGNEYGDPIDAAERWVAAGARTLHLVDLDGAFEGERANAAAIERIVETVDIPVQLGGGIRTAADARDLLDRGVDRVILGTAAVENPELVAEISETHPGSVVVSLDAKGGEVVISGWTEGTGLDPATAAAEYEDRGAGAILFTDVDVEGRLDGVQTDPVRRLVDAVEIPVVASGGVATIDDIRALRDAGANAAVVGSALYEGRFTLNDALAAIDDG; this is translated from the coding sequence ATGTTCTCCGGGTTCGAAGTGGTGCCTGCGGTCGACGTTCAGGACGGCGAGGTGGTCCAGCTCGTCGGCGGCGAGCGCAGTACTGGAAACGAGTACGGCGACCCGATCGATGCGGCCGAACGCTGGGTCGCGGCCGGCGCACGCACTCTCCATCTCGTGGATCTCGACGGGGCGTTCGAGGGCGAGCGGGCGAACGCCGCTGCGATCGAACGGATCGTCGAGACGGTCGATATCCCTGTGCAGCTCGGCGGCGGCATCCGCACCGCCGCGGACGCGCGCGATCTGCTCGATCGCGGCGTCGACCGGGTGATCCTCGGGACGGCCGCGGTCGAGAACCCCGAACTCGTCGCGGAAATCAGCGAAACCCATCCGGGGAGCGTGGTGGTGAGTCTCGACGCCAAGGGTGGCGAGGTCGTGATCTCGGGCTGGACCGAAGGTACAGGCCTCGATCCAGCGACGGCGGCCGCGGAGTACGAGGACCGCGGAGCGGGCGCGATCCTGTTCACCGATGTCGACGTCGAGGGCCGTCTCGACGGCGTCCAGACCGATCCCGTCCGTCGGCTCGTCGATGCCGTCGAGATCCCTGTGGTGGCGAGCGGTGGCGTGGCGACGATCGACGACATCCGCGCGCTCCGCGATGCGGGTGCGAACGCCGCGGTGGTGGGCAGCGCGCTCTACGAGGGTCGGTTTACGCTCAACGACGCACTCGCGGCGATCGACGACGGCTAA